A window of Pseudomonas putida genomic DNA:
TCAAGGTCCGCACCTTCGTTCACCCGCTGGAATACGAGCTGTACTACAGCTGCTGATCTGATCGGCGCACCTGCGCCGATCAGCTGACCGGAAACGGCCTTCTTCTGAAGGCCGTTTTTGTTTCAAGTCCCACCGATTCAGATGCTTCCTACAAACAAGGCCAACGTTGAGCGCGCACAATCCACTCTCCTGCAACGAGGGGATTGCCATGCGAACTGCGCTACTTCTGCTCACCACCTTGCTCATCACAGGTTGCGACAAAAACCCACCGCAAGCGGCCTCGATAGAAGCCAAGACCCTCCTGCGCACACGCGTGGCCTGGGACCAGACGCCCTATACGCATTACCCGGCGGGCCGGCCCGAACTGTCACTGATGAAAATCCGCATCCCTGCGCACACGACCATGGACTGGCATTGCCACCTGGCGCCCAACGCCGGCTACCTGCTCGATGGCCAGATCGAAGTCGAAAACGCTGCTGGCATACGGGTAATGCTCAACGCAGGCGATGCCTTGGCCGAGATCGTAGGCGGTCTGCATCGAGGACGCACTGCAGAGGCCTCCGCCGAAATCCTGATGTTCTATGCCGGCGCCCGAGGTGTGGCGCCCTTCACGCCAGCGGAAGAATGCCCGCAACCTGCGCCGA
This region includes:
- a CDS encoding cupin domain-containing protein, whose product is MRTALLLLTTLLITGCDKNPPQAASIEAKTLLRTRVAWDQTPYTHYPAGRPELSLMKIRIPAHTTMDWHCHLAPNAGYLLDGQIEVENAAGIRVMLNAGDALAEIVGGLHRGRTAEASAEILMFYAGARGVAPFTPAEECPQPAPKQGMATPTAG